A genome region from Anastrepha obliqua isolate idAnaObli1 chromosome 4, idAnaObli1_1.0, whole genome shotgun sequence includes the following:
- the LOC129244795 gene encoding uncharacterized protein LOC129244795, whose translation MASKQMLGFRTGLCCLLWCCNLCGATLFFPDNTVLGLIFAIAVPIELPHRDVFLSYNFEANYNLPDNLGIPPIATGIDYDDIFSQSEAARELCDDCTNTTTTTTIKPTTKIPGNATSDGKEEPHRRQLRSKLDSLLTRTHFYHLLRDKFERIGYSGEPCLLRLICETNSSALGEVNGILGTLLHIIFSPTTSASENLPLSYYQAEVDGAHGMCEHYATACEENPLDLVTAPLGDIIDDLMRV comes from the exons ATGGCTTCAAAACAAATGTTGGGCTTTCGCACAGGACTCTGCTGCTTACTGTGGTGTTGCAACTTGTGCGGTGCTACTCTATTTTTCCCGGATAATACTGTATTGGGT CTGATTTTCGCCATTGCAGTGCCAATCGAGTTGCCGCATCGCGACGTCTTCCTGTCGTACAACTTCGAGGCGAACTACAATTTACCCGATAACTTGGGTATACCTCCGATTGCG ACAGGGATCGACTACGATGATATCTTCAGTCAATCTGAGGCCGCACGCGAACTTTGTGACGACTGCACGAATACAACTACAACCACTACAATAAAGCCAACAACAAAGATCCCAGGGAATGCAACGAGTGATGGCAAAGAGGAGCCACACCGACGCCAGTTGCGCAGCAAGTTGGATTCTCTGTTGACGCGTACGCACTTTTACCATCTACTCAGGGACAAATTTGAAAG AATCGGCTACAGTGGCGAACCCTGTCTTCTACGTTTGATTTGTGAAACGAACTCCTCTGCTCTCGGTGAGGTAAACGGCATTCTAGGGACATTACTTCATATAATTTTCTC ACCGACCACATCTGCAAGTGAAAATCTTCCCCTTTCTTACTATCAAGCCGAAGTGGACGGCGCTCATGGGATGTGCGAACACTACGCGACCGCCTGCGAGGAGAACCCGTTGGACCTGGTTACTGCGCCACTGGGTGATATTATCGATGATTTAATGCGCGTTTAA